A single region of the Coregonus clupeaformis isolate EN_2021a chromosome 16, ASM2061545v1, whole genome shotgun sequence genome encodes:
- the LOC121584175 gene encoding L-serine dehydratase/L-threonine deaminase has product MKNPQERALHVATPLRESLALTKVAGTSVYLKLDSSQPTGSFKIRGIGHLCKTWAERGCERFVCCSGGNAGMAAAYSARKLGVPATIIVPSVTPKPTVERLRDEGANVVIHGKALNESIEYGQQLVANNPGWIFISPFDDPLIWEGHASLVKELESELQEKPGAMVLSVGGGGLMNGVVEGLRRAGWDDVPVIAMETVGAHSLNAAMMAGKLITLPEITSIATTLGLTRVSAQTLKLAGEHTVYSELVTDQEAVKAVERFVDDEKVLVEPACGAALAAVYCDIIPRLQKEGKLARDLGPVVIVVCGGNNISMKQLQKLKKQLGMSSS; this is encoded by the exons ATGAAGAACCCACAGGAGAGAGCTCTTCACGTGGCCACCCCACTGAGGGAGAGCCTTGCCCTGACCAAAGTGGCAGGCACCTCTGTCTACCTGAAGCTTGACTCATCCCAGCCCACAGGATCCTTCAAGATCAGGGGCATTGGACACCTTTGCAAGACA TGGGCCGAGCGAGGCTGCGAGAGATTCGTCTGCTGTTCAG GAGGAAATGCTGGTATGGCCGCTGCCTACTCTGCCCGTAAACTTGGTGTACCTGCCACAATCATTGTGCCCAGTGTCACCCCCAAACCTACAGTGGAGAGGCTGAGGGACGAGGGCGCCAATGTGGTCATTCATGGCAAGGCACTGAATGAGAGCATTGAATATGGACAACAGCTTGTGGCCAACAACCCTGGATGGATCTTCATCTCTCCTTTTGATGACCCTCTCATCTG GGAGGGCCACGCGTCTCTGGTGAAGGAGCTGGAGTCCGAGCTGCAAGAGAAGCCTGGGGCGATGGTGTTGTCTGTTGGCGGTGGAGGCCTCATGAATGGGGTTGTCGAAGGACTGCGCCGCGCCGGCTGGGACGATGTTCCAGTCATAGCTATGGAGACTGTGGGGGCACACAGTCTCAATGCTGCTATGATGGCTGGGAAGTTGATCACTCTGCCTGAGATCACAAG CATTGCCACCACGTTGGGCCTGACAAGAGTATCTGCACAGACCCTGAAACTTGCTGGCGAACACACAGTTTACTCCGAGTTGGTCACAGACCAGGAGGCTGTCAAAGCTGTTGAGCGCTTTGTTG aCGATGAGAAGGTCCTGGTGGAGCCTGCGTGTGGCGCTGCCCTGGCAGCTGTGTACTGTGACATCATCCCAAGACTGCAGAAGGAGGGCAAGCTGGCGCGAGACCTGGGACCTGTGGTGATCGTAGTGTGTGGAGGCAACAACATCAGCATGAAACAGCTCCAGAAACTGAAGAAGCAGCTGGGCATGTCATCTagctag